The following DNA comes from Quercus robur chromosome 1, dhQueRobu3.1, whole genome shotgun sequence.
ttctttctctctttgctCTTACACGAtaacacctctctctctcactatctcatcaaaacaataaatctcactctaaagaagaaattaaacgATTAGCCCTAAAGTTTCAGCTTCAAAGTTTGTGGGAAAGTAAATAAAACCTCATATGATTTTGGGTATTTTGATAGtgtgattgttttgtttattttccctTCTTTATTCTCTAATCTGATTGTAGAAGCTGAAATTGAGATTCTGTTTTAGTAATTTGAAAGATTTATGATATTATGGTTTATTAGATGCTTAATAACGTATTTTAATATGTACAACATTGGTATAAAAATACGCAAATGAAATGAAGACCAATTGCATgtatttgatgattttgtaagaaCATATGCTGAAACTGTCACTGTGACAGATTTGATGTTTACAACAAGAAAAGTCCGTATTAAATCATATTCTGTGAATTAGGATGCTAGGAGTAGTTTTATGAATTCTAAGACACACATGGTTGTAATGAAAGTGGTCTCACAGCATTTGgattgatataaaaataatagtttAATTTCTAAATTGCATGAAATTCTGTCATGACAGATTTGAGCATGTTGTCTTGTATGATTTTTAGTAAAcatgattttatattttgactctGAAATTGATATGGTATTTACTAGACATCTAGAGGAGTGGCTTTGTAAAATTGCATGAATATTTGATGTGTTTAGATAGTCCATTTGTGTTTTACAAATGAGGCATGTGCTGCTAAAATAAGCAGTAAACAGTAAATGATAACTCTGACTTTGTggatttaattttaaagttagggtgaatgttttgagttataatttaatatgcttaTGTTTTGGTATGTCTAGAtcataaatgaaattttatgcTTTAGTTTCTCTATGTTTGGTACATAATGTGTTTGATGAATGCATCTTGTCTTTGGGGAAAACTTTATATGATaggaattaagattttattgagTTTGGgatttaggttgtgtttggggtataagtttatatatttaggAAGAGTTGTTAGTAATCAGTTTTGGTCTTTCATTTAGGCGACGAGAACGAGAATGTGGACACTTGAGCTCCTCTTATACAAATCTCTTACATCTTCTATTTTCAAGTAAGGAATGTGTGACATGCGCGTTTGATAATTATAAGGACTATTTAGAAaattattatgcattaaaactttttaattaGTGATATTACATATAAGCATGATTTAAGTAAAGATTTATGTTCGTGATTTATTGAATcctatatatatgataattttagcatattgatgctattagTTATATCACGAACGTAATATTTAAAGAATTAAATGGATATGCTACTGTTATGAAATATTTGTGTAAAAGCATAACTATCAGAAAATATAGTTTTTGGTTATTCCATTGTTATGATCTGAACTCAGCCAATAGGAGTTATAGTATTGGTATTTTAATGGAGATTTTGATTGGCCATTTTAAGTAGTGAGAACTCTGCTGTACCCGCTCTTATTGGTAACAGCCAACTTGTGGAGGATGCCAACCGACCCCATGGTTGATGATATGATCACACCGAAAATGGTGATACTTTCTGATCTGATCTTGGGATTCCTTAGTATTGTGGAGAATGCTGGATGTCTGTCACTTTGTACTGAAAGCCTCCAAAAATTGTGATAGACTTACAATTTGATTAACTAATATTTACTATAAATGAGCTATTAAACTATTTAGAAGTTATAAGAAAAGTATGTTGATTGTGTTATAAGTCTGATGGAAAGTTTATGATATAGTAATTTATagttgttgagggccatttgtgagaaagaaagcccaataacaagggcaacGAAGAATTGACAAAGTAGgcagcaaaaccattaggcccaagcggcagaaATAATGGATTACAtgcccaagaaataaacaagtgggtcttgaagaggcaagtgggttcaaagaagtccagaaagaaagaaatagcatcccatgggcaatgtatgaggtagaaaagcgagaaagggcTGCCGCAGGCCCAATGTAATGTAAACTatgaaagtaaggggtttatgggcgggtttatggcaggcccataaaccccaaggatgagaataaggttattgggtcaaggaagcccaatgaagttagtaaaaagcccatgggagtgtggaattagcaaatgggccgaggaaacccaaagaaagcaaacgggccgtggatgcccaaaggaaagcccaaagggacatagaagcccataagtaaaagcaaaacagtggtCATGTCAAGCCACTGAAAGAAGGAATAAACGACTGGCccaaaagaggcccagcaggattaagttattacggcaggtATAACAATACAACATtgtaagaaataaagaaaaccaatgagtgggccaaagaaatgtaaggcccatcatcagacaaagtccagctcttgaatggagcgggaaaacaaagaaaagcccacataagaggtcaaaaaacACGGACGACGAGCCTCCAGATCAcggcaaacgcatgagcagcagacaaatttttggacatatctgaaaggaaagcacGCGTAAGgtccaggcaccaccagcctgtacccagccaatatgggACATGGTGGGGTCATGGGctagaggtaagaggtaaaaggggtatggtttggtggtggggagaggggaaaataCCTACTTTGTGGCTCCTGCCCAAACCCTTTTGGAAGGTACGTCCTACTGGGAtgacagaccacccaaaagagacAAGGTTGAGGGGGGAACCGttaggtgcatgccttgagggaaagagagagaaagcatttacgCCGTGGCAGGTAAAAGTACTACGGTGGACTGACGaatgaaacaaacctgcctttgTCTAGCAAGGGTGGGTGACACACAGATGAACCCTTTGGTAGTAggcaagtacgcccagaccagacaaaggcggttaaggggcaaagtggtaaaatctagtcacggcaggcactataaaaggacccTTGCCGTGCCCTGAATGAGGGATCGAAAAACAGAGGGTATTCACGGAGTAAAAGAAaacagaataaaagaaaataagggaaagaaaagaaaaagataagagagaaaacagaggaaaaaagaaagataatacaATGGGTATGCACCAGTAGGTtgatttccctctctcccccttcgaATCatgctctcttccaaaacataATAAGGATTCCTTTTGGGCattaaccattcaggtccgacttCCTCAAAGCCATTGATCCCCACGGCAGGATCTTTTTCCgagagattatttgcattgagaggaGGCGTTTTCCCTTCTTTGATTTTGCTTCTGCGGACCAAACTTAAACTTGACTTTATACCCATTCTTGattagttcatattattttctttctcctttactttctttGTAAATGACATTGTTACGACTGTAATTATGTTTAATAAGTAGGGATTACTTGgccatttttcattaaatagtCAGAGTACtctgttttgttattattattattatatctgtctgCCGTAACTTATTtgaaacagttctgcttgccaTAAGCATACTCCCGGTAgacgaggcatagtttgtgcacaaacagGCTCAAGTTGAGTTACAGTTGGACCtgtctcaactcccttactcataaacattcgggcccattaccgcaggaggcagcccagcccaacgcaatacacaaaaaaagaCCCCTACAATAGTCTATTTAAAGATAATGTTATTGAATTATGTTTAAGTTCcttattatattcttttattattatatggaAGGAAAATGAAGTATTTTCATCAAAAAGTTCATAAGTATATTAAGAATAGTATGAATAGTATGAAGACTATTTATCAAAGCTGACATatccataaaatatttgatttatatGCATTCTTATTAAATGCTCATGGAACTTAAAACCTTACTGGGCTTTCCAGCTCATCCTATTATATTTCAGTGCACAAGTTCTTCCCTGGAAGTAGCGAGAGTATTCGAGGTGGCAAGGATTCTATGATTCTCGTTTGTtagaatttgtaatttttgttgtataatagtctagctcttttgttgtatagTAGTATAGCTTTTTTATTGTATAGGAGGAATCAAGATATACTTGATCCTTTTGAGCATTGATGTAATTCAGAACCTTAATTTGTTTCGAATCCCAGTTTTATGTCTTGGGGTTAGGTTTGTAAATTATAGTTTTACTAAAAGTTTAGTTATGTAATAATTACTGAATACTTTAAGTTTCAGCCAAGTTTTAATATTGTAAGTTCGAAATGAAATGAAGCTTCAAAGTTTTGACAGTTGTGGTATATATTGGCTttaattcaagaaaataaataggAATACAGGAACGATTTTTGATAAGCACCTTAAACTTAAGTTGGTTCATATTAGTATTAATGTAAATTTGATATTAATATGCTAGTCATGCTTTAAATTCTGAAGTATAGGTTTGGGTCGTGACATCAGCCCTCTCCTCGGGCAAGATACCATTCTTAAGGAATAGCATGATAGAATCCATCTAGCTAGGTCCCACCCTAGTTTGATGAATTTGGATTTTCTCCCCCTTTATCTTAGTAGGTTTACATAATTTCTCAACAAGAATAACCCGAGGTAAACTCTGCGCCAAGGAGGTTGCGAGGGTGGCAAGAGAATCAGCATGCGTATTTTTGCTCCTAGGGATTTGCAGTAAGATAAAAGACTCAAACCCTGATTGCAAGCGCCTAACCTGATTCAAATATTCTTGCATTATGACATCCCTAGCCTCCAAATATCTCTTTAGCTAGCCTACAACCAACCTCGAATTTGAAAATATCTCCACTGtttttccttccattttctAAACCATAGTCATTCCCACCAACAGAGTTTCATACTCAGCCTCATTATTGGTAGTCGAGAAGTCCAACTTTAAGGATTTTTCAATAATGATCTTCTCAGGAGATATTACCACTAGCCCCACTTCGGATCCTTTTTGATTTGCTACACCATCAACGAATACCTTCAAGGATAAAGGTTCTTGCAAAGAGACTACGCCAATTGACTTTTCATCCATGTTCTACTTTTCCCCTTCCTCTTCTAATGGGGATTTAGCAAACTCGGCCACTAAATTTATGAGGACCTAGCCCTTGATAGAGGTGTAAGGCATATACCTAATATCAAAAGCCCTTAGGATCGTACCCCACTTGGCAATCCTTCCTGTGTAATCAGCTCTCCGAAGTAGCGATTGAAGCAAAAGTTAGGTTAAAACAACAActgtatgagcttggaagtagtGAGGGAGCTTACGCATAGCATGCAACACTGCTAAAATGGTTTTTTCCAGTGGTAGGTaacgcacctcggcctcatgcaGTGACTTGCTTGCATAATAAACTGGTCTCTATACTCCATTGTCATCTCGTATCAATACTAAGCTTACCGCATGGGAGGCTATAACAACATAAGCAAACACGACTTCCTTTTTCTTGGGTCGGGACATAATAGGTGGCTGAGAAATGTATTCCTTCAACTGTTGGAAGGCTAGggcacactcctcggtccattcaaaccCCTTCCATTTATGCAACAATCGAAAGAAAGACCTACACCTATCTGCTGACTGAGAGATGAATCAGTTTAAGCAGCAGTCATCCCTGTTaacttctggacctctttggggtTTCGAGGAGGTTGCAAATTGTTAATTGCCTTAATCTGATCAGGGTTGACTTCAATCCCACGATGAGTGACCATGTAACCCAGAAATTTACTCAAGCTAATGCCAAAAgaacacttggaagcattgagGCGCAGTTTGTGCCTCTTtagtatttcaaaaatattctcGAGGTCTTCCATGTGCTCAGACACCaccttactcttcaccaccatatcatctatataaatcTCAATATTATTGCCTAGTTGTGGCTTGAACAttctagtcatcatcctctgatagatagaccctgcattcttcaatccaaagggcatcaccttgtagtaGTAATTACCAATAGGAGTAACAAAAACTCTCTTCTCCTAATCACCCAAAGCTAATAGTATTTGATGGTATCTTTAAAAGacatccaaaaagctcatctAATGATGGCCTACAGTTGCATTCACTAACTGATCTATCTGAGGCATAGGAAAGAGGTCTtttgggcaagccttgttcaaatttgtgaagtccacacatacTCTCTACTTtccactcttcttcttcaccaccacaGTATTGGCCAACCAATCAGGGTAAAATACCTTTTTAATAGCCCCAGCTCGTTTAAGCCTGATCACCTTCTCCTTAACGACATTAGAATGGTCCCTAGATGAGCACCGAGGTTGTTGCTTTTTGGGGATCCCAGATGGATTGACATTCAAATGATGGAAAATGAAATTTGGGTCCACCCTAGGAGCTTTATAAGCATTCCACGCAAATACATcaatatttttcctaaaaaagaCTATCAACTCTTCCTTCTCTAGAGGAGGCAGCTGGACTTCGACCCGAAAAAATTTCTCCTCATCATTGGAAACAATAACTCTTTCTTATCCCTCACACTCTGCCCCTTCCATCACCATACCCATGGGTAGCATTGGCAttgttaattgctataagtCCTGTCCAACAGGCGTCGAGGACTTACCTCCAGCCTGATGTCTAATTGCAGCTGCCAAGCATTGCCTAGCCATAGACTGGCTCCCAACTAGCTCCTCGACCCCATCCCCTGATGGATACTTCACATTTAAGTGTAGGGTGGAAGAAATGGCTCCtagggcatgaagccaaggtcttgcTGCAATGGCAGTGTAGGGAGAATATGCATTCATcacaatgaagtccacctccaccacatctgAACCTGCTTGCATAGGTAGTCTAATCTGGCCCCTTGGAATAACATCTTTCCCATCGAAGTCCACCAAGGGTGAATCATAACATGCTAAATCTTTAGGTTTCAATCTTAGTCCTTCATACAAATCAGGGTACATGATTTCTACATCGCTGCCCTGATCTACCAACACCTTTGTCACATCATACCTTCATATCCTAAGGGTGACCACTAaggcatcatcatgtggctgcAAGGTTCCCACTTtatcttcataaaaaaaaaaaactcaaaactagtcgaacctccatcCTACCCCTCTTCGGCTCAGGGTTGGAGTCCTCGGCGGGAGGCTGAGTCACAGACATCACCCTAGAGGGATGAGAACCGGTCATTCCTAAAGTAATGAGGATAACATTAATTGTGCCTAAAGGTAGCCTTGAAG
Coding sequences within:
- the LOC126729273 gene encoding uncharacterized protein LOC126729273, with the translated sequence MYPDLYEGLRLKPKDLACYDSPLVDFDGKDVIPRGQIRLPMQAGSDVVEVDFIVMNAYSPYTAIAARPWLHALGAISSTLHLNVKYPSGDGVEELVGSQSMARQCLAAAIRHQAGVQLPPLEKEELIVFFRKNIDVFAWNAYKAPRVDPNFIFHHLNVNPSGIPKKQQPRCSSRDHSNVVKEKVIRLKRAGAIKKVFYPDWLANTVVVKKKSGK